In Methanofollis fontis, the following proteins share a genomic window:
- a CDS encoding DUF7289 family protein, whose amino-acid sequence MAGLNTRQDEGVSEAIGFIIIFGLVITGIGLITLYGYPMLTQQQSNADVRNMEQTMVVLQNDIKSLCYKNVPYKETALQVSGGSLMAENSSETVQNFTISGNTINKVFSPGMLLYDSDSQDATIALENGGVIRAQSSGSTMLAEPRWYLDDASSTMVINLINLTTSGTIARSGMGSVRMKLAGTETEIDDSGGINVTVTYTPDATANFSKAWENYLTGSLGMNKIAPNTYQITTDNLIVKTYEVQVLSV is encoded by the coding sequence ATGGCAGGTTTGAACACACGACAGGACGAGGGCGTCTCAGAGGCGATCGGGTTCATCATCATCTTCGGACTGGTGATCACCGGCATCGGCCTCATCACCCTCTACGGATACCCGATGCTGACGCAGCAGCAGAGCAACGCCGACGTGCGCAACATGGAGCAGACCATGGTGGTGCTCCAGAACGACATCAAGAGCCTCTGCTACAAGAACGTCCCCTATAAGGAGACCGCCCTGCAGGTGAGCGGCGGGTCGCTCATGGCGGAGAACTCGAGCGAGACGGTGCAGAACTTCACCATCTCCGGAAACACCATCAACAAGGTCTTCAGTCCGGGCATGCTCTTATACGACTCAGACAGCCAGGACGCCACCATCGCCCTCGAAAACGGAGGGGTGATCCGGGCGCAGAGCAGCGGGTCGACGATGCTGGCCGAACCGCGGTGGTACCTCGACGATGCGAGCAGCACGATGGTGATCAACCTGATCAACCTGACCACCAGCGGGACGATCGCACGGAGCGGGATGGGGAGCGTGCGGATGAAGCTCGCCGGCACCGAGACCGAAATCGACGACTCCGGCGGCATAAACGTCACGGTCACCTACACCCCCGATGCAACGGCGAACTTCTCAAAGGCATGGGAGAACTACCTCACCGGCAGCCTCGGGATGAACAAGATAGCGCCGAACACCTACCAGATCACGACCGACAACCTGATCGTCAAGACCTATGAGGTGCAGGTGCTCTCGGTCTAG
- the eif1A gene encoding translation initiation factor eIF-1A, with amino-acid sequence MSPGGEGGHTLIFSQQKRVQKDTPECGVDCLSNFRKNDDKGPDGEIIRVRLPNKRNREMFASAELMLGANHIRVRCFDGVTRIGRIKGKIKKRVWIREGDVLIVVPWDFQDDKCDIIYRYTRPQVDWLRSRNYL; translated from the coding sequence ATGAGCCCGGGCGGTGAGGGCGGGCATACGCTTATATTCTCTCAGCAGAAAAGGGTGCAGAAGGATACCCCAGAGTGTGGAGTTGATTGCCTGTCAAATTTTAGAAAAAATGATGATAAAGGGCCAGATGGAGAGATAATCCGTGTAAGGCTGCCGAACAAGCGCAACCGCGAGATGTTTGCCAGTGCGGAGCTGATGCTCGGCGCCAACCATATCAGGGTCAGGTGCTTTGACGGCGTGACCAGAATCGGGCGGATCAAGGGCAAGATCAAAAAGCGTGTCTGGATCCGGGAAGGGGACGTGCTCATCGTCGTGCCCTGGGACTTCCAGGACGACAAGTGCGATATCATCTATCGGTATACCCGGCCGCAGGTGGACTGGCTGCGCAGCCGGAATTATCTGTAA
- a CDS encoding DMT family transporter, which translates to MPLPETARYLNALGAAVLFGIGAPVAKLFLGESGIGPAALAGLFYVGSGFGLLLYLIMGRMAGRRRAHAEASLRPADLPWVAGVVLFGGFLAPLTLMFALESTPAATAALLLNFEAVATAVLAALIFGEAVGRRTWTALGLITGSCLLLSWGTGGFGGISIGALGILLACTFWGLDNNVSRNVSARDPVVTVMIKGLCAGALSLFVALLLAEPLPAPSLTLAAMTVGFTSYGGLTSILFLLSLRDVGTARTGSILAIAPFFGVAVSFALFAAPPDPAFYLALPVMAAGAYLLVTERHGHPHRHLQIVHEHRHRHDDLHHDAHPHPLGTPLVGRNGFHSHPHAHEEVFHDHPHVPDIHHRHPHEPGR; encoded by the coding sequence ATGCCCCTGCCAGAGACCGCCCGCTATCTCAATGCCCTCGGAGCAGCGGTGCTCTTCGGCATCGGGGCACCGGTCGCCAAACTCTTCCTTGGCGAGAGTGGCATCGGCCCGGCGGCGCTGGCCGGTCTCTTCTATGTGGGCAGCGGCTTCGGCCTCCTCCTCTACCTCATCATGGGACGAATGGCAGGGAGGCGGCGGGCCCATGCCGAGGCCTCCCTCCGCCCTGCCGACCTGCCGTGGGTTGCCGGCGTCGTCCTCTTCGGCGGCTTTCTCGCCCCCCTCACCCTGATGTTCGCCCTGGAGTCGACGCCCGCCGCCACCGCTGCCCTGCTGCTCAACTTCGAGGCGGTGGCGACGGCGGTCCTTGCCGCCCTCATCTTTGGCGAGGCGGTGGGGCGGAGAACCTGGACGGCCCTCGGGCTGATCACCGGGTCCTGCCTCCTGCTCTCCTGGGGGACCGGCGGATTCGGCGGCATCTCGATCGGCGCCCTGGGTATCCTGCTCGCCTGCACTTTCTGGGGGCTGGACAACAATGTGAGCCGGAACGTCTCGGCCCGCGATCCCGTGGTGACCGTGATGATCAAGGGCCTTTGCGCCGGCGCCCTCTCGCTATTCGTGGCCCTCCTCCTGGCCGAGCCCCTACCCGCCCCCTCCCTCACCCTGGCGGCGATGACCGTCGGCTTCACGAGTTACGGCGGACTCACGAGCATCCTCTTCCTCCTCTCCCTCAGGGACGTCGGCACCGCCCGCACCGGTTCGATCCTGGCGATCGCCCCCTTCTTTGGTGTGGCCGTCTCCTTCGCCCTCTTCGCCGCCCCCCCTGACCCGGCGTTCTATCTCGCCCTCCCGGTGATGGCCGCCGGCGCCTATCTGCTGGTCACCGAACGGCATGGCCATCCCCACCGCCACCTGCAGATCGTCCACGAGCACCGGCACCGCCATGACGACCTCCACCACGACGCTCACCCCCATCCCCTGGGCACCCCACTGGTCGGCCGGAACGGCTTCCATTCCCATCCCCACGCCCATGAGGAGGTCTTCCATGACCATCCCCATGTGCCTGATATCCACCACCGCCACCCCCATGAGCCCGGGCGGTGA
- a CDS encoding epoxyqueuosine reductase, translating to MLYRITEAAGIDEMTGRGHEIISLLPDLRGRTIHTPGRTPSMMPGDHHTLKSALLERCRSMDIPLVGVADVRRWEDPPFQPWMHTDFFPHAIFSEARSVVVIGLPVHLPAIETTPSIWYRETYRTLNTLLDQYTYRIAEFLNAEGHPSVFVPRDGYTGIDVLLENPVAFFSHRHAAYLAGLGTFGVNNMLLTPDFGPRVRFGSVLTAAELPPDPVMEGNLCTRCMACVRMCPARALGGEDYPAGLTDKHACAENSAALERRRLAPCGICAKVCPIGRDRDLYSRRNIGVYADPPENLRRAWGHVRSYGTK from the coding sequence ATGCTCTACCGGATCACCGAGGCGGCCGGGATCGACGAGATGACCGGCAGGGGCCACGAGATCATCTCCTTGTTACCGGATCTGAGGGGCCGAACGATTCATACGCCGGGGCGGACACCATCTATGATGCCCGGCGATCACCACACCCTGAAGTCGGCCCTCCTGGAACGCTGCCGCTCGATGGATATCCCGCTGGTCGGGGTGGCGGATGTGCGGCGGTGGGAGGATCCGCCCTTCCAGCCCTGGATGCACACCGATTTTTTCCCGCACGCCATCTTTTCAGAGGCCCGCTCGGTGGTGGTGATCGGACTTCCCGTCCACCTGCCGGCGATCGAGACCACACCCTCCATCTGGTACCGAGAGACCTATCGCACCCTGAACACCCTCCTCGACCAGTACACCTATCGGATCGCCGAATTCCTGAACGCGGAGGGGCACCCCTCGGTGTTCGTGCCGCGGGACGGGTATACCGGGATCGACGTCCTCCTGGAAAATCCGGTGGCGTTTTTCTCCCACCGGCACGCCGCCTATCTGGCCGGTCTCGGCACCTTCGGGGTGAACAACATGCTGCTGACCCCCGACTTCGGGCCGCGAGTGCGCTTCGGATCGGTGCTGACCGCCGCAGAACTCCCCCCTGACCCCGTGATGGAGGGGAACCTCTGCACCCGCTGCATGGCCTGTGTGCGGATGTGCCCGGCCCGGGCCCTGGGCGGGGAGGACTATCCGGCGGGTCTGACCGACAAACACGCCTGCGCCGAGAACAGCGCCGCGCTCGAACGGCGCCGCCTCGCTCCATGCGGCATCTGCGCGAAGGTCTGCCCGATCGGGAGGGATCGGGACCTCTATAGCAGACGAAATATCGGCGTCTACGCCGATCCCCCGGAGAACCTCAGGCGGGCATGGGGACATGTGCGATCCTACGGCACGAAATAG
- a CDS encoding methyl-accepting chemotaxis protein, whose product METQGVVDQINQATATLSMVADAIRAISQGTLDGNLDIRADATAVPGVWSDLIGDCNLTLETVAAPLRVVSAHLGQIVDGEMTGPITGEYAGEYAIVTGNLNRCLMLISDMQHEVEGLNDAVSAGQMHARIDGSRFSGSWGRMAEEINALLDACTVPLSETAAVLDAYCARAYSVRFSDDIVVTGDFQRLKESVNAVGIQVSQTVAEMKDIMQEIRCNTETVSRGSHEIERASENVAITTQEATGRTQQLYEKIEDINRQIGELSSSTMNIEKKSSEVLESAMNVVNFGKEAQIAGDDANTKMAKVEEIARRSVEEIHALTEQVQRVSSVVKIINEIARQINLLALNAAIEAARAGVHGRGFAVVAGEVKKLAGEAREATEKIENVVSNVQESSGKTAEAITAANAEIVEGVASVNAALLGLNKIIQSAEQVREDICAITSSIEDQAEIAFSVVSNVSEGAEMTMSFQKQMEDLAALAQETSASVVEIGKTLHESSALVSVLDQGLEGDVV is encoded by the coding sequence GTGGAGACGCAGGGGGTCGTGGACCAGATCAACCAGGCGACCGCCACGCTCTCGATGGTTGCCGATGCAATCAGGGCGATCTCACAGGGCACCCTGGACGGAAACCTCGATATCAGGGCGGATGCAACCGCTGTTCCGGGTGTCTGGTCCGACCTGATCGGCGACTGCAATCTGACCCTGGAAACGGTTGCCGCCCCCCTCAGAGTGGTGTCCGCACATCTCGGGCAGATCGTTGACGGCGAGATGACCGGACCGATCACAGGGGAGTATGCTGGCGAATATGCCATTGTCACCGGTAACCTCAACCGTTGCCTCATGCTCATATCTGACATGCAGCATGAGGTGGAGGGATTGAATGATGCGGTATCTGCAGGGCAGATGCATGCCCGTATCGATGGGTCACGGTTTTCCGGTTCATGGGGGAGAATGGCGGAAGAGATCAATGCCCTGCTCGATGCCTGCACCGTCCCGCTCTCCGAGACCGCGGCTGTACTTGATGCCTACTGTGCCCGGGCCTATTCCGTCCGTTTCAGCGACGATATAGTTGTTACAGGGGATTTTCAACGCTTGAAAGAGTCGGTGAACGCCGTCGGGATCCAGGTCTCGCAGACGGTCGCTGAAATGAAAGATATCATGCAGGAAATTCGCTGCAACACCGAAACGGTGAGTCGGGGTTCCCATGAGATTGAAAGGGCCTCGGAAAATGTTGCCATCACCACGCAGGAGGCGACCGGCAGAACGCAGCAGCTCTATGAAAAAATCGAGGACATCAACAGGCAGATCGGTGAACTCTCCTCTTCGACGATGAATATCGAGAAAAAATCGTCTGAAGTTCTTGAGAGCGCAATGAATGTTGTCAACTTCGGAAAAGAGGCCCAGATCGCTGGAGACGATGCCAATACAAAGATGGCGAAGGTCGAAGAGATTGCGAGGAGAAGTGTCGAGGAGATTCATGCTCTCACCGAACAGGTACAGCGGGTCAGTTCCGTCGTGAAGATCATCAATGAGATTGCACGTCAGATCAATCTTCTGGCATTGAACGCTGCAATCGAGGCGGCGCGGGCGGGCGTTCATGGACGGGGCTTCGCCGTCGTTGCCGGTGAGGTGAAGAAACTTGCCGGTGAGGCGAGAGAGGCGACAGAAAAAATCGAAAATGTGGTTTCAAATGTCCAGGAAAGCAGCGGAAAGACGGCTGAAGCGATCACGGCCGCCAACGCGGAGATTGTTGAGGGGGTTGCCAGTGTCAATGCCGCCCTCCTCGGCCTGAACAAGATCATCCAGAGCGCCGAGCAGGTGAGGGAGGACATCTGCGCCATCACGTCATCGATCGAAGATCAGGCGGAAATCGCCTTTTCCGTCGTATCAAACGTGAGTGAGGGGGCAGAGATGACGATGAGCTTCCAGAAACAGATGGAGGATCTCGCCGCCCTTGCGCAGGAAACGAGTGCTTCAGTCGTTGAGATTGGAAAGACGCTGCACGAATCCAGTGCCCTTGTGTCCGTGCTGGATCAGGGTCTGGAGGGGGATGTCGTCTGA
- a CDS encoding methyltransferase family protein: MGASLVLFLLFPSYNLLTLPWNRIGLLPIAAGFWIIIRAWRVFVACGTTESYREETTCLVTDDLYRYSRNPMYVGFVVAHIGLCVCCFANLLSFAGPLFVFLVLNFHFIPYEEGRMIKQFGDDYRRYMGRVRRWV; this comes from the coding sequence ATGGGGGCGAGCCTCGTCCTCTTCCTCCTCTTCCCGTCCTATAACCTCCTTACTCTCCCCTGGAACCGCATCGGTCTCCTCCCTATCGCCGCCGGTTTCTGGATCATCATCCGCGCCTGGCGGGTGTTCGTGGCGTGCGGCACCACGGAGAGCTACCGGGAGGAGACCACCTGCCTGGTCACCGACGACCTCTACCGCTACAGCAGAAACCCGATGTATGTCGGGTTTGTGGTTGCGCATATCGGGCTGTGCGTCTGCTGTTTCGCAAACCTCCTCTCCTTTGCCGGCCCGCTCTTCGTCTTCCTGGTGCTCAACTTCCACTTCATCCCCTATGAGGAGGGGCGGATGATCAAGCAGTTCGGCGATGACTACCGGCGGTATATGGGGCGGGTGCGCCGCTGGGTCTAG
- a CDS encoding MarC family protein: MDQAAFVAAFFAALFAIANPIGNIPFFITYTTDLANARIRHAVAILLGPVIFATILLCMFFGSSTLSFFGISLPAFQIAGAIILLTIALSMISGTHTERVHAATSGKGAATPWKAAEAFIPTILVPLVIPIYVGAATITVSVLYGQQAIAGGYLIPAVAVVAVVCLLIVLCNLASDAIMRVLGKQGLEIVVRVFGIILLGIAVQMFAEGAGDMAASFVKAHLS; the protein is encoded by the coding sequence ATGGATCAGGCCGCCTTTGTCGCCGCCTTTTTTGCGGCATTGTTCGCCATCGCAAACCCGATCGGCAACATCCCCTTCTTCATCACCTATACCACCGACCTGGCGAACGCCCGCATCCGTCATGCTGTCGCCATCCTCCTCGGCCCGGTGATCTTCGCCACGATCCTGCTCTGCATGTTCTTCGGCTCCTCGACCCTCTCCTTCTTCGGGATCTCCCTCCCCGCCTTCCAGATCGCCGGTGCCATCATCCTGCTCACCATCGCCCTCTCGATGATCAGCGGCACCCATACCGAACGGGTGCACGCCGCCACCTCGGGCAAGGGCGCCGCCACCCCCTGGAAGGCCGCCGAGGCCTTTATCCCGACGATCCTGGTGCCCCTGGTCATCCCGATCTATGTGGGGGCGGCGACGATCACCGTCTCGGTGCTCTACGGCCAGCAGGCGATCGCCGGGGGCTATCTGATACCGGCCGTAGCCGTCGTGGCCGTTGTCTGCCTCCTGATCGTGCTCTGCAACCTCGCCTCCGACGCCATCATGCGGGTGCTCGGCAAACAGGGGCTCGAGATCGTGGTGCGGGTCTTCGGGATCATCCTGCTCGGCATCGCCGTCCAGATGTTCGCCGAAGGTGCCGGGGATATGGCGGCCTCCTTTGTCAAGGCGCACCTCTCCTGA
- a CDS encoding esterase/lipase family protein, with translation MRGRRGVPVVLVHGWRSHPGIWKPMMMALDREGYRSFAFDHSGMGDEGPDEIARALQEYIRTVRDEIGYSGPVDLVCHSMGACIARYLLEVIDGGRRAERVRRLIALGPPNNGSAMAEIFHDPVHGPEILQRLAGVFVPRRYDPLEDVIVQAFRPGSPFLARLAAAGQREGTDYRLILTENRTGDPAFFPFFDGKTWERGADGAWRTTHAGDGIVPHADSVIPGAGVEVLAPDPGSGGDPSAYCHLRLPQNPEVIGRVLARLAVPPPGD, from the coding sequence GTGAGAGGGAGGAGAGGGGTTCCGGTGGTGCTGGTCCATGGCTGGCGGAGCCATCCGGGGATCTGGAAGCCGATGATGATGGCGCTCGATCGGGAGGGATACCGCTCGTTCGCCTTCGATCACTCCGGGATGGGCGATGAGGGGCCGGACGAGATCGCACGGGCGTTGCAGGAGTACATCAGAACGGTGCGGGATGAGATCGGGTATTCCGGACCGGTGGACCTGGTCTGCCACTCGATGGGGGCATGCATCGCACGCTACCTGCTCGAGGTGATCGACGGCGGGCGGCGGGCTGAGCGGGTGAGGAGGCTGATCGCCCTCGGTCCGCCGAACAACGGCTCTGCCATGGCCGAAATCTTCCACGACCCCGTCCATGGCCCCGAGATCCTGCAACGGCTTGCCGGGGTCTTCGTGCCGCGCCGCTACGACCCCCTGGAGGACGTGATCGTCCAGGCCTTCAGGCCGGGCAGCCCCTTCCTCGCCCGCCTGGCCGCGGCAGGGCAGCGGGAGGGGACCGACTACCGCCTGATCCTGACCGAGAACCGGACAGGGGACCCGGCGTTCTTCCCCTTCTTTGACGGGAAGACCTGGGAGCGGGGGGCGGACGGGGCGTGGCGGACCACCCATGCTGGCGACGGCATCGTCCCTCACGCCGATTCAGTGATCCCGGGCGCGGGAGTAGAGGTGCTCGCACCGGACCCCGGGAGCGGTGGCGACCCCTCGGCCTACTGCCATCTCCGCCTGCCGCAGAACCCGGAGGTGATCGGGCGGGTGCTCGCCCGTCTCGCCGTTCCGCCGCCCGGGGATTGA
- a CDS encoding epoxyqueuosine reductase encodes MDDLTTRIRGHLLENGASVAGIADLSPPGLSPELELRRAVVWGIALDPAVVRGLAAGPSEDYGREYSAVNRRLAALVPGVADLISGAGFRATAVDPTTAAFDMATLSAGFQHKTAATRAGLGWVGKCALLVTRRYGSAVRFASVLTDAPLTADTPIERSSCGPCEGCRTACPASAVSGLEWRPGLERDAFWDSRACHAHCRQVADELGLEHPMCGACIVACPWTQRYLAREE; translated from the coding sequence ATGGATGACCTCACCACCCGGATCCGGGGACATCTCCTGGAGAACGGCGCCTCTGTCGCCGGGATCGCCGACCTCTCTCCTCCGGGGCTGAGTCCGGAGCTCGAACTCCGGCGGGCGGTGGTATGGGGGATCGCCCTGGACCCCGCGGTCGTGCGGGGGCTTGCGGCGGGGCCGTCTGAGGACTACGGCCGCGAGTATTCCGCCGTCAACAGACGGCTTGCGGCGCTGGTTCCGGGCGTGGCGGACCTCATCTCGGGGGCGGGCTTTCGGGCCACGGCCGTCGACCCCACCACGGCGGCATTTGACATGGCCACCCTCTCGGCCGGTTTCCAGCACAAGACCGCCGCCACGCGGGCCGGGCTCGGCTGGGTGGGGAAGTGCGCCCTGCTCGTCACCCGCCGCTACGGATCGGCCGTCCGTTTTGCATCGGTGCTCACCGACGCCCCCCTGACCGCCGACACGCCGATCGAGCGCTCCTCGTGCGGCCCGTGCGAGGGCTGCCGGACCGCCTGCCCGGCCTCGGCCGTCTCGGGGCTGGAGTGGCGGCCCGGGCTGGAGCGGGACGCCTTCTGGGACAGCCGGGCATGCCATGCCCATTGCCGGCAGGTCGCCGACGAACTCGGCCTCGAGCACCCCATGTGCGGGGCCTGCATCGTCGCCTGCCCCTGGACGCAGCGATATCTTGCGAGAGAAGAGTAG